From Neobacillus sp. PS2-9, the proteins below share one genomic window:
- a CDS encoding YlqD family protein, translating to MQIIQTVVVKQVLTESSRQKLSEKYQDKMLQLKKECDQLHFELKRLEKTKTFSPEALKKHFQKEIQMRKEKIKLLEFQMEQLHILPLGSEIKEKEVQALKEVNVGDSWEEVLGQPCIIIKDGTIKEIR from the coding sequence ATGCAAATCATTCAAACTGTTGTGGTTAAGCAAGTTTTAACAGAGAGTAGCAGGCAAAAGCTCTCAGAGAAGTATCAAGACAAAATGCTGCAGCTGAAAAAGGAATGCGATCAGCTCCATTTTGAGCTAAAGAGACTAGAAAAAACAAAAACATTTTCCCCGGAAGCTTTAAAAAAACATTTTCAAAAAGAAATTCAAATGCGGAAGGAAAAAATCAAGCTACTTGAGTTTCAAATGGAACAATTACATATCCTACCACTAGGTAGTGAAATAAAAGAGAAGGAAGTTCAGGCTCTCAAAGAAGTTAATGTTGGTGACTCTTGGGAAGAGGTGCTTGGACAACCTTGTATTATCATTAAAGACGGTACCATCAAGGAAATTAGATAG
- a CDS encoding KH domain-containing protein, which translates to MKQLIESIVKPLVDFPEDVQVDVMEDDSRVTYQLTVNKTDMGKVIGKQGRVAKAIRTVVYAAGSSQQKKIFLEIGE; encoded by the coding sequence ATGAAACAATTAATCGAATCGATTGTTAAGCCTCTTGTAGATTTTCCTGAAGATGTCCAAGTTGACGTGATGGAAGATGACAGCCGCGTAACCTATCAGCTTACTGTTAACAAAACTGATATGGGAAAAGTGATTGGAAAACAAGGGCGTGTTGCAAAGGCCATTAGGACTGTTGTATATGCAGCAGGATCATCACAACAGAAGAAAATTTTTCTAGAAATTGGTGAATAG
- the rpsP gene encoding 30S ribosomal protein S16: MAVKIRLKRMGAKKTPFYRIVVADSRSPRDGRYIEVVGTYNPVVQPASVQINEELALKWLKDGAKPSDTVRNLFSNQGIMEKFHNAKLNK, from the coding sequence ATGGCAGTTAAAATTCGTTTAAAGCGTATGGGAGCAAAGAAAACTCCTTTCTATCGTATTGTTGTAGCAGATTCTCGTTCTCCTCGTGACGGACGTTACATTGAAGTAGTAGGAACTTACAATCCGGTTGTTCAACCTGCTTCAGTTCAAATCAATGAAGAATTAGCTCTTAAATGGTTAAAAGACGGTGCGAAACCATCTGATACAGTTCGTAACCTTTTCTCAAACCAAGGCATCATGGAGAAATTCCATAATGCAAAATTAAACAAGTAA
- the ffh gene encoding signal recognition particle protein, producing MAFEGLADRLQNTIQKIRGKGKVSEADVKEMMREVRLALLEADVNFKVVKDFVKKVSERSVGQEVLKSLTPGQQIIKIVNEELTALMGGEQSKIASSNRPPTVIMMVGLQGAGKTTTSGKLALLLRKKYNRKPLLVAADIYRPAAIKQLQTLGKQLDMPVFSLGDQVSPVEIARQAIAKAKEEHHDYVLIDTAGRLHVDEALMDELKDIKELTKPDEIFLVVDAMTGQDAVNVAQSFNEQLGLTGVVLTKLDGDTRGGAALSIRAVTQTPIKFVGLGEKMDALEPFHPERMASRILGMGDVLTLIEKAQANVDEQKAKELEQKMRTASFTLEDFLDQLGQVRNLGPLDELLKMMPGANKIKGLNNIQIDEKQIAHVEAIIQSMTKAEKNNPEILNANRKRRIAKGSGRPVTEVNRLLKQFEDMKKMMKQMTGMQQKGKKKGGFKFPFKPF from the coding sequence ATGGCATTTGAAGGATTAGCCGACCGACTGCAGAATACAATCCAAAAGATCCGTGGAAAGGGAAAGGTCTCTGAAGCGGATGTAAAAGAAATGATGCGTGAAGTTCGTCTTGCATTATTAGAAGCAGACGTAAATTTTAAAGTCGTTAAAGATTTTGTTAAAAAAGTAAGTGAACGATCTGTTGGACAGGAAGTACTGAAAAGTTTAACTCCAGGTCAACAGATTATCAAAATCGTTAATGAAGAATTGACGGCTTTAATGGGTGGCGAGCAGAGTAAGATTGCTTCATCCAACCGCCCACCTACAGTCATAATGATGGTTGGTCTCCAGGGTGCGGGTAAGACAACTACTTCTGGAAAGCTAGCTCTTTTGCTTCGAAAGAAGTACAACCGCAAACCATTGCTCGTTGCTGCCGATATTTACAGGCCTGCGGCAATTAAGCAACTCCAAACGCTGGGTAAACAATTGGATATGCCTGTTTTTTCACTTGGCGATCAAGTAAGTCCAGTTGAAATTGCGCGACAGGCGATTGCAAAAGCGAAAGAAGAACATCATGATTACGTTCTTATTGATACTGCAGGTCGACTCCATGTTGATGAAGCATTAATGGATGAGCTGAAAGACATTAAAGAGCTAACAAAGCCTGATGAAATCTTCTTAGTAGTTGATGCCATGACAGGTCAAGATGCCGTCAATGTTGCTCAAAGCTTTAACGAACAGCTTGGTCTTACAGGAGTTGTTTTAACAAAGCTAGATGGTGACACGAGGGGTGGAGCAGCACTTTCAATTCGTGCTGTCACACAAACACCGATCAAATTTGTCGGTCTTGGCGAGAAAATGGATGCCTTAGAGCCGTTTCATCCAGAACGGATGGCTTCTAGAATTTTAGGCATGGGTGATGTACTGACGCTGATTGAAAAAGCTCAAGCAAATGTCGATGAACAAAAGGCTAAAGAGTTAGAGCAAAAAATGCGTACAGCTTCGTTTACCCTTGAGGATTTCTTGGATCAGCTTGGTCAGGTTCGAAATCTAGGACCCTTGGATGAATTGCTTAAAATGATGCCTGGTGCAAATAAAATCAAAGGTTTGAATAATATTCAGATCGATGAAAAACAAATTGCCCATGTGGAAGCGATTATCCAATCAATGACTAAAGCAGAAAAGAACAACCCGGAAATACTGAATGCAAACCGCAAACGCAGGATTGCTAAAGGTAGCGGACGCCCTGTCACAGAAGTAAATCGTTTATTAAAGCAATTTGAAGATATGAAAAAAATGATGAAACAAATGACAGGCATGCAACAAAAAGGCAAGAAAAAAGGCGGATTTAAATTCCCGTTTAAGCCGTTTTAA
- a CDS encoding putative DNA-binding protein gives MLEKTTRMNYLYDFYYSLLTPKQQSYMSLYYLDDYSLGEIADEYDVSRQAVYDNIKRTEAMLEEYEEKLLLFRKFQERASLIRHLNELLNEENPSKQAMLETVAELEKLD, from the coding sequence ATGCTTGAAAAAACAACACGAATGAATTATCTTTATGATTTTTATTATTCGTTGTTAACGCCAAAGCAGCAAAGCTATATGTCTCTCTATTATTTAGATGATTATTCTCTTGGTGAAATTGCCGATGAGTATGACGTAAGCCGTCAGGCCGTTTATGATAATATTAAACGGACGGAAGCCATGCTCGAGGAGTATGAGGAAAAGCTCCTATTATTCCGAAAATTTCAAGAGCGGGCAAGTTTAATTAGACATCTGAACGAATTGCTTAATGAAGAGAACCCTTCAAAGCAAGCAATGTTAGAAACCGTTGCTGAGCTTGAGAAATTAGATTAG
- the ftsY gene encoding signal recognition particle-docking protein FtsY — MSFFKKLKEKITKSTDSVTEKFKEGLTKTRDNFSGKVNDLVARYRKVDEDFFEELEEILIQADVGFDTVMRLIEELKTEVKRRNIQDPQEVQSVISEKLVDIYNSGEEQSSKLNIQEEGLTVILFVGVNGVGKTTTIGKLGHKFKSEGKKVLMAAGDTFRAGAIEQLEVWGDRVGVEVIKQAEGSDPAAVMYDAIQAAKSRQADILLCDTAGRLQNKVNLMKELEKVKRVIEREVPGAPHEVILVLDATTGQNALIQAKTFKEVTNVSGIVLSKLDGTAKGGIVLAIRNELKIPVKFVGLGEKMDDLQEFDAEKYVYGLFADQVEQTE, encoded by the coding sequence ATGAGTTTTTTTAAAAAACTAAAAGAGAAAATTACGAAATCAACAGATTCCGTAACCGAAAAGTTTAAAGAAGGCTTAACGAAAACAAGAGACAATTTCTCAGGAAAAGTAAACGACCTTGTAGCAAGATATCGAAAAGTCGACGAAGACTTCTTTGAAGAATTAGAAGAGATATTAATTCAAGCAGATGTCGGCTTTGATACAGTAATGCGATTAATTGAAGAATTAAAGACGGAAGTAAAACGCAGAAATATTCAGGATCCACAGGAAGTTCAGAGTGTTATTTCTGAAAAGCTAGTAGACATCTATAATTCTGGAGAAGAACAATCCTCTAAATTAAATATTCAAGAGGAAGGCTTAACTGTTATTTTGTTTGTCGGGGTCAATGGTGTTGGAAAAACGACCACAATTGGCAAACTTGGACATAAATTTAAGAGTGAAGGCAAAAAGGTTTTAATGGCAGCAGGGGACACTTTCCGTGCTGGTGCGATTGAACAGTTAGAAGTATGGGGTGATAGAGTCGGAGTGGAAGTCATCAAGCAGGCAGAAGGTTCCGACCCGGCAGCCGTTATGTACGATGCCATCCAGGCGGCAAAATCCCGTCAGGCAGATATTTTACTTTGCGACACTGCAGGCCGCCTGCAAAACAAAGTAAACTTAATGAAAGAGTTAGAAAAGGTGAAGCGTGTCATTGAACGGGAAGTACCAGGTGCACCACATGAAGTCATTTTAGTTCTCGATGCTACGACTGGACAAAATGCTCTCATCCAGGCAAAGACCTTTAAAGAAGTGACGAATGTAAGTGGAATCGTTCTTTCTAAGCTAGACGGTACGGCAAAGGGCGGTATTGTTCTTGCGATTCGTAATGAATTGAAAATTCCTGTAAAATTTGTCGGTCTGGGTGAAAAAATGGATGATCTTCAAGAGTTTGATGCGGAGAAATACGTGTATGGACTCTTTGCGGATCAGGTAGAGCAAACCGAATAA
- the smc gene encoding chromosome segregation protein SMC has translation MFLKRLDIIGFKSFADRIGVDFVPGVTAVVGPNGSGKSNITDAIRWVLGEQSAKSLRGSKMEDIIFAGSDTRKALNFAEVSLTLDNQDQGIGLDYNEVSVTRRVSRSGESEFYINKQPCRLKDIIDLFMDSGLGREAFSIISQGKVEEILNSKAEDRRTIFEEAAGVLKYKNRKKKAEVKLFETQDNLNRVNDILHELESQVEPLKIQASMAKDFLEKKEELEKIEVALTVFEIEDLHQKWENLSKQLEEHQQEELKLSSDLQVKEAKIVETRDRISALDESITDLQNVLLHASEELEKLEGRKEVLKERKKNAAHNKEQLKTNITELTEKISQLQKNRDMQAESVKELGEQVHSLQAELKEKQEKLQLFTENIEEKIDSLKSEYIELLNQQAGAKNELKYIDQQLEQQERKSSRLDSENTKYIQERQIAQSKMEQIQSLLADFQKQLADQVVAFRDQQRKLETVKNNYEKQEKMLYQAYQLLQQAKSRKEMLEEMEEDYSGFFQGVKEVLKARDHKLKGIEGAVAELVTVPKEYETALETAFGGALQHIVVDTEQNARTAIQYLKQHSYGRATFLPLSVIKGRPLSAAQLSSIQNHPSLIGTAVSIVKFESRYAEVMNNLLGNVVITKDLKGANELAKILQYRCRLVTLEGDIVNPGGSMTGGAVKQKTSSLLTRKGELEDLKAKLVIMEEKTASLEKTVKSLKEEVQLTDQQLDEIRKNGEELRLNEQAVKGELREAELGVKNINERLAIYDLEKGQFSDEKNGLLKRKDELFNALETYQVNVTELDTQIVKLTEQKTSDLTSKETLTNEINDLKVEFASKNEQFTNIKERFTLTIEDLEESEKKLALYTEDLSLLSSEMTNSSSGEEQLETAAKLKQQDKEATLQLITARRQERLSLVDVLEDMELEAKELKRLHKGMIVVLKDEEVKINRLDVELENRLTHLREEYLLSFEGAKEQYPLTIPVEEARKKVKLIKLAIEELGSVNLGAIEEYERVSERYEFLNEQKSDLQEAKDTLYQVIEEMDIEMKKRFEQTFNGIREHFEPTFRALFGGGRADLVLTVPEDLLNTGVEIVAQPPGKKLQNLGLLSGGERALTAIALLFSILKVRPVPFCILDEVEAALDEANVYRFSQYLKQYSKETQFIVITHRKGTMEEADVLYGVTMKESGVSKLVSVRLEETKELVES, from the coding sequence ATGTTTTTAAAACGGTTGGACATCATTGGATTTAAATCGTTCGCAGACCGCATTGGAGTTGATTTTGTTCCTGGGGTTACTGCTGTAGTGGGTCCCAATGGGAGTGGCAAAAGTAATATAACTGATGCGATCCGCTGGGTCCTAGGTGAACAGTCCGCTAAATCTTTACGAGGAAGTAAAATGGAAGATATCATTTTTGCCGGCAGTGATACTAGAAAAGCGCTGAATTTCGCTGAGGTATCACTGACATTGGATAATCAAGACCAAGGAATCGGGTTAGATTACAATGAAGTAAGTGTGACCAGACGTGTCTCACGTTCAGGCGAAAGTGAATTTTACATTAACAAACAGCCCTGCAGGTTGAAGGATATTATCGATTTGTTTATGGATTCAGGTCTTGGCAGAGAAGCCTTTTCCATCATTAGTCAAGGAAAAGTAGAAGAAATATTAAACAGTAAAGCTGAGGATCGCAGAACTATCTTCGAAGAAGCAGCTGGTGTTTTAAAATACAAAAACCGCAAGAAAAAAGCAGAGGTAAAATTATTTGAAACACAGGATAATTTAAACCGAGTGAATGATATTTTACACGAACTGGAAAGTCAGGTAGAGCCGCTTAAAATTCAAGCATCGATGGCTAAGGATTTTCTGGAGAAAAAAGAAGAACTAGAAAAAATAGAAGTAGCATTAACTGTGTTTGAAATTGAAGATCTACACCAGAAATGGGAAAACCTTTCTAAACAACTAGAAGAACATCAGCAGGAAGAGTTAAAGCTATCATCAGATTTGCAGGTCAAAGAAGCTAAAATAGTTGAAACAAGAGACCGAATTTCTGCATTAGACGAATCGATTACAGACCTGCAAAATGTTTTACTTCATGCAAGTGAAGAACTTGAAAAGCTCGAAGGTCGTAAAGAAGTATTGAAGGAACGGAAAAAGAATGCTGCTCATAACAAGGAACAGCTGAAAACGAATATCACTGAGTTGACAGAAAAAATCAGCCAGCTTCAAAAAAATAGGGACATGCAGGCAGAGTCAGTTAAAGAACTAGGTGAACAGGTTCATTCATTACAGGCCGAACTAAAGGAAAAACAAGAAAAGCTACAACTTTTCACCGAAAATATAGAAGAAAAAATTGATAGCTTAAAAAGTGAATATATTGAGCTACTCAATCAGCAGGCTGGTGCTAAAAATGAATTGAAATATATTGACCAGCAATTGGAGCAACAAGAGAGAAAAAGCTCGCGTCTTGATTCAGAGAATACGAAATACATTCAAGAACGACAAATTGCTCAATCCAAGATGGAGCAAATTCAATCTTTATTAGCAGATTTTCAAAAACAATTAGCAGACCAAGTGGTAGCATTTCGCGATCAACAGCGAAAGCTTGAAACGGTAAAAAATAATTATGAAAAACAAGAAAAGATGCTGTATCAAGCCTATCAGCTGCTTCAACAGGCAAAATCAAGAAAAGAAATGCTCGAAGAAATGGAAGAAGATTATTCCGGGTTCTTCCAAGGGGTTAAAGAGGTTCTAAAGGCAAGGGATCATAAGCTAAAGGGAATTGAAGGCGCAGTAGCAGAATTAGTTACCGTTCCAAAAGAATATGAAACAGCACTCGAAACAGCTTTTGGAGGTGCCCTTCAGCATATAGTTGTTGATACCGAGCAAAATGCACGGACAGCGATCCAATATTTAAAACAACATTCTTATGGACGAGCAACCTTCTTACCGCTTAGCGTTATTAAAGGCAGGCCTTTATCCGCTGCACAATTATCGTCCATTCAAAATCATCCATCCTTGATTGGAACTGCTGTCAGCATTGTTAAATTTGAATCAAGGTATGCTGAGGTAATGAATAACTTATTAGGTAATGTTGTGATTACAAAAGACCTGAAGGGTGCCAATGAATTGGCAAAAATCCTTCAGTACCGCTGTCGTTTGGTCACGCTTGAGGGGGATATTGTTAATCCTGGTGGTTCCATGACGGGTGGTGCGGTTAAACAAAAGACATCCTCTCTATTAACTAGAAAAGGTGAACTAGAAGATTTAAAAGCCAAATTGGTTATTATGGAGGAAAAAACAGCTAGTCTAGAAAAAACGGTTAAATCCTTAAAAGAAGAAGTTCAACTGACTGATCAACAGCTAGATGAAATTCGGAAAAATGGGGAAGAATTGAGACTTAACGAGCAGGCTGTAAAGGGAGAACTGCGTGAAGCTGAGCTTGGAGTAAAAAATATTAACGAGCGATTAGCGATATATGACCTTGAAAAAGGACAGTTTTCTGATGAAAAGAACGGCTTACTAAAACGAAAAGACGAATTATTTAATGCGCTAGAAACCTATCAAGTAAATGTTACAGAACTGGATACCCAAATTGTTAAATTAACAGAACAAAAAACCAGTGATTTAACTTCAAAAGAAACTTTGACGAATGAAATAAATGATTTAAAGGTAGAGTTTGCTTCTAAAAACGAGCAATTTACGAATATAAAAGAGAGATTTACGCTTACGATTGAGGACTTAGAAGAAAGCGAAAAAAAGCTAGCTCTTTATACGGAGGACCTTAGCCTATTGTCTTCAGAAATGACAAACAGTTCATCAGGTGAGGAGCAGCTTGAGACTGCAGCTAAGTTGAAGCAGCAAGACAAAGAAGCCACACTACAGCTTATTACTGCTAGAAGACAGGAACGATTGTCCTTAGTGGATGTTCTTGAAGACATGGAATTAGAAGCTAAAGAGTTGAAAAGACTTCATAAAGGAATGATCGTGGTATTAAAGGATGAGGAAGTCAAAATCAATCGACTTGATGTCGAGCTTGAAAATCGACTGACACATCTTCGAGAAGAATATTTATTGTCATTTGAAGGGGCGAAGGAACAATATCCATTAACAATTCCTGTTGAGGAAGCACGGAAAAAGGTCAAGCTCATCAAACTTGCCATTGAAGAACTAGGAAGTGTGAATCTTGGTGCAATTGAAGAATATGAGCGTGTATCTGAGCGATATGAGTTTTTAAATGAGCAAAAGTCCGATCTCCAGGAAGCAAAAGATACCCTTTACCAGGTGATTGAAGAAATGGATATAGAGATGAAGAAACGCTTCGAACAAACCTTCAATGGAATTCGTGAGCACTTCGAACCAACCTTCCGAGCTCTTTTCGGTGGAGGAAGAGCGGATTTAGTTCTAACAGTACCCGAAGATTTATTAAATACCGGGGTAGAAATCGTTGCTCAACCTCCTGGGAAGAAGCTGCAGAATTTGGGACTCCTTTCAGGTGGAGAACGTGCATTAACTGCTATAGCCTTACTATTTTCTATCTTAAAGGTACGACCTGTTCCATTTTGTATCCTTGATGAGGTGGAAGCGGCCCTAGATGAAGCCAATGTCTACCGTTTTAGCCAATATTTAAAGCAATATAGCAAGGAAACACAATTTATCGTGATAACCCACCGGAAAGGAACCATGGAAGAAGCAGATGTCCTTTATGGAGTAACTATGAAGGAATCAGGCGTATCCAAACTAGTATCTGTCCGATTAGAAGAAACAAAGGAACTCGTAGAATCTTAA
- the rnc gene encoding ribonuclease III, translating into MRKNGKEKELNNRAKENQFKDFQTTIGITIENEKLLKQAFTHSSYVNEHRRKPFEDNERLEFLGDAVLELTVSQFLFKKYPTMTEGELTKLRAAIVCEPSLVSFANELKFGNLILLGKGEEMTGGRERPALLADVFEAFIGALYLDQGIDKVIEFLELIVFPKINAGAFSHVMDFKSQLQELIQRDGTGTLEYKVLLEKGPAHNKEFVSKVSLNGDELGVGTGKSKKEAEQHAAQMALDVLKAKTT; encoded by the coding sequence ATGCGCAAAAACGGTAAAGAAAAAGAGTTGAACAATCGCGCAAAGGAAAATCAATTTAAGGATTTTCAAACGACAATTGGAATTACTATTGAAAATGAAAAATTACTAAAGCAAGCTTTTACTCATTCATCCTATGTGAATGAGCATCGCAGAAAGCCTTTCGAGGATAATGAAAGACTTGAATTTTTAGGAGATGCTGTACTGGAGCTAACTGTTTCTCAATTTCTTTTTAAGAAATATCCTACCATGACAGAAGGAGAATTAACGAAACTAAGAGCAGCCATTGTGTGTGAGCCATCACTCGTTTCTTTTGCTAATGAGCTTAAGTTTGGTAATCTCATTTTGTTGGGAAAAGGGGAAGAAATGACAGGCGGAAGAGAACGCCCTGCTTTATTAGCGGATGTGTTTGAGGCGTTCATAGGAGCTCTCTATTTAGATCAAGGAATTGATAAAGTCATTGAATTCCTTGAATTGATCGTTTTTCCTAAAATAAATGCTGGTGCTTTTTCTCATGTGATGGATTTTAAAAGTCAATTACAAGAACTCATCCAAAGAGATGGGACAGGTACATTAGAATACAAAGTCTTATTAGAAAAAGGTCCAGCACATAACAAGGAGTTTGTTTCCAAAGTGTCCTTAAATGGAGATGAACTGGGAGTAGGAACTGGGAAATCGAAAAAAGAAGCCGAACAGCATGCCGCCCAAATGGCACTGGACGTATTAAAAGCGAAAACAACCTAG
- the acpP gene encoding acyl carrier protein — MAEVLERVTKIIVDRLGVDESQVKLEASFKDDLGADSLDVVELVMELEDEFDMEISDDDAEKISTVGDAVNYINSSK; from the coding sequence ATGGCAGAGGTATTAGAACGTGTTACAAAAATCATCGTTGACCGCTTAGGTGTTGATGAGTCTCAAGTAAAGCTTGAAGCTTCTTTTAAAGATGATCTTGGCGCTGATTCCCTTGACGTAGTTGAACTAGTAATGGAATTGGAAGATGAGTTCGATATGGAAATTTCTGACGATGATGCTGAAAAAATCAGCACTGTTGGTGATGCTGTTAATTACATAAATAGCAGTAAGTAA
- the fabG gene encoding 3-oxoacyl-[acyl-carrier-protein] reductase, whose protein sequence is MSLAGKAALVTGASRGIGREIALELARQGANVAVNFSGSEAKANEVVDEIKALGRDAVAIKCDVSNTVEVTEMVKASIDRFGKLDILINNAGITRDNLLMRMKEEEWDDVINTNLKGVFLCTKAVTRQMMKQRVGRIINIASVVGVSGNPGQANYVAAKAGVIGLTKTTAKELASRNITVNAVAPGFITTDMTDKLSEEVKAEMLKQIPLARLGEAKDIAKITAFIASDDSSYITGQTFHVNGGMVM, encoded by the coding sequence ATGAGTTTAGCAGGGAAGGCAGCGCTTGTTACCGGAGCATCAAGAGGAATCGGCAGGGAAATTGCTCTTGAGCTGGCAAGACAAGGAGCAAATGTTGCAGTAAATTTTTCTGGTAGCGAAGCAAAAGCAAATGAAGTAGTTGATGAAATTAAAGCCCTCGGCAGAGATGCTGTGGCGATAAAATGTGATGTTTCAAATACAGTAGAAGTGACTGAAATGGTTAAAGCATCGATTGACCGCTTTGGTAAACTAGACATCCTCATAAATAACGCGGGTATTACAAGGGACAACCTTTTAATGCGAATGAAAGAAGAAGAATGGGATGATGTAATTAATACTAACCTTAAAGGTGTATTCCTTTGTACAAAAGCGGTAACAAGACAAATGATGAAACAACGAGTGGGCCGCATCATTAATATTGCTTCCGTTGTTGGTGTAAGTGGGAATCCAGGGCAAGCTAACTATGTAGCTGCAAAAGCGGGAGTTATTGGCTTAACAAAAACAACTGCTAAGGAATTAGCGTCACGTAATATTACAGTGAATGCAGTTGCTCCAGGGTTTATTACTACTGATATGACAGATAAATTATCTGAGGAAGTAAAAGCGGAAATGTTAAAACAGATTCCGTTAGCAAGATTAGGAGAAGCTAAGGATATCGCTAAAATCACTGCTTTCATAGCTTCTGATGACTCATCGTATATTACAGGCCAAACCTTCCATGTAAATGGCGGTATGGTAATGTAA
- the fabD gene encoding ACP S-malonyltransferase, producing the protein MSKVAFVFPGQGSQTVGMGKELAEKYSEVMGYFEKADKTLDTKLSQLIFEGPKEELTKTYNTQPALLTTSMAILNFFRKSGIQADFVAGHSLGEYTALVAAGVLSFEEGVFAVRKRGEFMDHAVPNGEGSMAAVLGLDRDPLSDVTKAVSEEGFPVSLANLNCPGQIVISGSREGVERAGVKAKEAGAKRVLPLEVSGPFHSSLMKPAAEQLREVLDGMEMKDAEIPVVINVTAQPVSNASEIKDKLIEQLYSPVQWEDSVTKMIDLGVDTFIEIGPGKVLSGLIKKIDKTVKTYAVTDEESAMAVMEALKEEKL; encoded by the coding sequence ATGAGTAAGGTAGCATTTGTGTTTCCTGGACAAGGGTCACAGACAGTAGGAATGGGGAAAGAACTGGCTGAAAAATACTCCGAGGTAATGGGATATTTTGAAAAAGCAGATAAAACACTAGATACCAAACTCAGCCAGCTTATTTTTGAGGGTCCGAAAGAAGAATTGACCAAAACCTATAATACCCAGCCTGCATTGTTAACAACAAGTATGGCCATTTTAAACTTTTTTCGAAAATCTGGAATCCAAGCGGACTTTGTTGCTGGACATAGCTTAGGAGAGTACACGGCATTAGTAGCGGCAGGTGTATTAAGCTTTGAAGAAGGTGTATTTGCCGTTAGGAAACGTGGAGAATTTATGGATCATGCTGTACCGAATGGCGAAGGTTCTATGGCTGCGGTGCTTGGCCTAGATCGTGACCCTCTTTCAGACGTAACAAAAGCAGTAAGTGAAGAGGGCTTTCCGGTTTCTTTAGCTAATTTAAACTGTCCCGGACAAATTGTCATTTCTGGTTCACGAGAAGGGGTAGAACGAGCAGGTGTGAAAGCGAAAGAAGCCGGCGCCAAAAGAGTCCTTCCTTTAGAGGTAAGCGGACCTTTCCATTCATCATTAATGAAACCAGCTGCAGAACAGTTGCGTGAAGTGCTAGATGGGATGGAGATGAAGGATGCTGAAATACCGGTTGTCATAAATGTTACAGCTCAACCTGTTAGTAATGCTTCTGAAATAAAGGATAAGTTAATCGAGCAGTTATATTCCCCAGTACAATGGGAGGATTCCGTTACTAAAATGATTGACCTTGGAGTCGATACTTTCATCGAGATTGGTCCTGGAAAAGTTCTGTCAGGATTAATCAAAAAAATTGATAAAACAGTTAAGACATACGCAGTAACTGATGAGGAAAGTGCAATGGCAGTAATGGAAGCCTTAAAGGAGGAAAAACTATGA